The Thiothrix subterranea genome has a segment encoding these proteins:
- a CDS encoding YfgM family protein: MSDYKTDDEKVEELKAWWKENGTSVIAGIALAIGGLFGWQYWKDYQETTAAEASALYAKVEKASETSLEQAQTDIQALQSGYASTPYAAIASMKAAQQYAEKGEYEPAATALRWVIDNSKEADFKHLANIRLARVLLAMKKVDEAQTLITQTYPEAYQALIDELKGDIYVAQNKPTDARAAYDKAMLGAAGSSSELIKLKRDNLGEGT; encoded by the coding sequence ATGTCTGATTACAAAACCGATGATGAAAAAGTCGAAGAACTCAAAGCTTGGTGGAAAGAAAACGGCACTTCCGTCATAGCCGGTATCGCACTGGCAATTGGCGGTTTATTCGGCTGGCAATATTGGAAAGACTACCAAGAAACCACGGCGGCAGAAGCCTCGGCGCTCTATGCCAAAGTCGAAAAAGCCAGTGAAACCTCATTGGAACAAGCGCAAACAGACATCCAAGCCTTGCAAAGCGGTTACGCCTCCACCCCGTATGCGGCGATTGCCAGCATGAAAGCGGCGCAGCAATACGCTGAAAAAGGCGAATACGAACCGGCAGCCACCGCCCTGCGCTGGGTCATCGACAATAGCAAGGAAGCGGATTTCAAACACCTTGCCAATATCCGCCTCGCCCGCGTTTTGCTTGCCATGAAAAAAGTGGACGAAGCGCAAACGCTCATCACCCAAACCTACCCTGAGGCGTATCAAGCACTGATTGACGAGCTGAAAGGCGACATTTACGTTGCCCAAAATAAACCCACCGACGCACGCGCGGCTTATGACAAAGCCATGCTGGGCG